The sequence GACAGTTCTATTTACAATTTGTCTTAGAGAGAGTTTCTCTGACATTGTACTTTGACAAAACATCCAAGCTGCCAGTTCACAACCTTTCTTGGTCTTATTTACAAATACAGCTTGTATATAGGACTCCCAGACTCATGAACATGAGTCTTTGGGTAGTGGCCTCACAAACACAGGCTCCCAGTGAAAATCCTAGATATATATAAGGAAACAATATTCTCTATTCTCTGCATACTGAAGGTAAATAAAATGTTCACCAGTAtattggggttttgtttgtttgtttgttgttttctttttcagctgcCATGCTAAAAATTCACTTCAGAAGTCAGTGGTTTTTATTCAGAATCacacaaataaagagaaattaaaaataagtagtcATATTAGGATACTATAATTTATAGTCTCATTTACAATTATACCATGAAGTACACAAATACATCCCCAATTCATGCTGAGTTAGGAAAGAATTAGAATGggtacaaaaagaaaaggcaagttgCTTTGCTAAGTTCCGAAAAGCGTTAAGTATATTATACTTGATTTACCTTTAAGTAACATGCTgacatgtttgtttttgaattagtatttccCCCTCCATTAGAGTAActgtcttatatatttttatctagtTACGAAGTATATTGCCTaagcaaattcatttttaaatatcctgaTATAGACGTCTATGTTCatgattttaaggagaaaaaatattatatatcaatagTAGTATATCTGAGTACATTTGATAAGACTGGTCCTATTCTCCCCCATTCTCTTAAAAAGCTAACTTCACGACAGCCCAACCCTAATTTAAAGATTTCCATGTGTCATAAGCCAAAATCTCAAATCTGACATTGTGGGATAATATTTTTGGCCTTTTCTGTAAGTGAACAGCAGTTTCACATTCACTAATCTCTGATGAGTATTTCCCCCATCATAAAAGATGAGACTACAAAACACAGCAACAGCCCTGTTAAAAGCCCTGACTGCCAGTCACAGGCTGCTGACATCTGATGGTGAGTATCTGACATAGAAATAGATGAACTGGGCCCCACACAATATGACCTGCTCATTTCCAGTTAAATTAGTACTGTGTCAATGGTTTCACTGGATCACAGCCACACAGTATTTTGAATatgtgaatgaaatgaaaaaagcaaCCTGAacaacacacacatgtacatgggTGAAGTGCTGAAGCTCGTAGCCATCTATACGCCAGGTAAAAAGAATCACCCTTTCCAAAACACACTCCTCTTCGGGCGGCCTATGTCCAGTCAAAATGCAGATCACTTTACTGAAGACTTAAAGAACGCTACCTTATTCTCCTATTTGAAAGGCCCCAATGCTAAGCTTTATTTATCTCAAGAAAATCTGTCACTGTTTTATTCCTGCTTCCTGCCTATAAAATGGCACAGAACACACAGGGAGCTCAAATCCAACTTACATCACTTTAATAAAGCCTTTCCTACACAGTGCACTTAAATGACTACCTTTTATGTGGTTGCCAAACATATTCTTCTAGAGATTCATCAATAGATCTCTCTACTAATATGGAGCAttgcttctcctttctttttgtgaCACAATTCAAATATCTACTGGAtgattattctttttgtttccttccttgccataaaaagaaaagcagacttGGAATTGTAAAGGCGTGCTTGAGAGAAATGGGCTGGTAGCGTGCACAGCCGTCTTCCAGAACTTCCCTTCAGAGACACCTGAGGGCCAGGGCATCTTAATTTATGTGCGATGGTAGAATGTTAATTTCACCATAGGAAACTCTTAATTCATTACTGTGAATTATGAGAAGTCATGATTCTAGTTACTGACATCTCGCTTTGAGATGTGACCACGCTATTTATGTCCAGCCAATTCCAGGGTGGGAACAGGTGATTAAACACAATGAAATGAATCAAGGCTTTGTAATTATTTGTGCATGAAAGGTTTACCTCACCTGGGTTGCTACATTTGTGCACCCATTGAATATCTTAGATACCTTATAACGCTTTTCATCTCAGTGAAATTATTTAGTATTAGCCTtctaaaacatcttttaaatttgctttcttttcttttttctttcttttgtgttttgtttttggcagggcagggagggggtgcttCTCTGGGCTCTGCTATTATACTGGGTCTtagaaacaaaaaacctttatGACAACCAGAAGGTaaggaaaatatcttttctttctctatgtaCATTCACAACTATAATAGTAAAAAGCTATCACTATAgtgccttcccccccacccccagcttttaGATTCCTCTTCTAAGTACAGAAGCACAGAATTTTGGAGCTGGTTAATCCGAGAGTGAATAACCTATTTGGGACCTCAGTAAGAAGTGTGGTTTTAATTCCTGCTTGACAGACactgtgttttgtcttttaaacgAGCGGCCCGATATGTAAATACGATGTTACATCACGCAAGTGTTACTCCATATTTGGTGATTTAGAAAGGCTTTGGATCTCCGAAGACGACAAATCCCCTTCCGCTTGCTCTTGCTTCATTAATCATGCCTTACATTTTCCTTCCAGTCACAAGACAGCACATGGAAATGGTCACTGCCATTGCCTacttgtgtgtgtggtgggggggatAAAATGTTAACCTACATGTCACATAAGCTAAATGCGGTgaattctagaaaaatattttgtaaatgcaGCTTCCCTGGTACAGATTTCTCTTTTCACTAAAGGAAAAGTATCTGAGTGTTATTGCAGGAAgcatggggaaaagaaaagaaagaaagaaagaaaatgccacgTTTGATTTTAATGATCAAATTCCAGAGGGGGcgggaagaagaaataatacgACATTTAATTCCCTCTGGACCACTGACCTACTACAGTTCAACTTTGTGGTCAAACGAGGTCAGAAAGACAAGTTCCAGTGAATCAACTGATTATATGCACTATCTTTCCTAAAACTGAATAAACCTTCTGcgttttgggggagggggcagggggaaataGAAGAAAGGGAACCACCAGCAGGCTTAGCATTTTTGTCACCATAGACTCTGCATTCACTTTGTCTTGTGTGTTAAATCACTCTGGTTTcacaaaaaaaatgtcttaagggTCACTATATAGTGTTGCTGCTTATCACTTAGGGTAAGGATTTAAGTCCCTCTGCTAGCCGTTAATTCCTTTTCCCATGAGCTGCTGAGAAACCCACACACCTAACTACCTCTCTGCTAAAATTAACCAAAGGAAGGAGAGCTGttgaatatgtgtatgtatttttccaAGAGAATTTTTACATTGTGTTATAGCTGAAACAGTGGAAGTCTGGACTGGACATTTGTAAGGGTGACATGTGGTTGTGTAAACCACAAACAAAATCAAGATACATCTGTCAAAACCACATCAGAGAcaagagagagcacagagaagcATTTATCATTTAGCTGAGGAGGCAGGCTGCAGGGAGCAGCCGTTCCTGTCAAACCAACCTTTTGAAATTTCCAACATGCCCTTAAACTTTTCGAGTAAGCATGTCTGTGCGCTTCAGCAACTGCCCTCTCTACTCTGGCCTGGCCAGTCGAAAATGGCATCTTAAAGTCAAGGTCACGGTGTCATCCCACCACGGGGCTGTGTTTAATTACAGCCCCATACGGGCTGACAGCCAATATGGATCCAAGGCGAGCCCTGAAGCTCAGTTAACTCTTTCTACCCAGTCCCAAACGCCCTGTCAGCCCACCCTCCTTCGCAGAAGCCTTGAGAACTAACAGCACCCCTAGGGAGGTCTGACCAGGTATTCTGACTCAAACAGGTCATTGGCCAAACTACAAAATGCCTGTATGGCCACTTCGCCTCTGACTTGTCACCATGGCTGGAAATGGACATTGGAAACAGGGCCAGGTATACTAAGGTTCAACACTTAAAaatgagaaggggagaaaaaaaggaaagaaattcagcATCAACAGATCCAGAGACAGGGTATCAGGTGTGTGTACCTATTCCACCTATATCTGACTCAGTgaagtggaaaatatttattttttttgtgttctGGACGTAAGCAATAGGAATGATTGTTTTAACGTTACAGGGCTGTCATGGACAGTCACATGGAGAAATACAGAAAGCTCTTCACCACTCCTGAGTGCTTGGCTACAGCAcctctgaaaatgaaaagaaaacatgcaaacaGCTTTTCTCCTTGCTTCTCATTTACCTGCTATGTGTTCCTGTTTGGGGCAAATTCCTCTAGATGACGTTGATAAACAATCGTCATCCTCTGGCGTGACCTGGATGCCAACCTCCACGGGATTGGATGCTTTTTTCATCTCGATTGGTGAAGGGGAAGGTGGCTTATCCACAGCTTTTTCTAAGCAGAGGCTGCCATTGCATTGTTTCCGTTTGTGCTCGATAAAAATAAGAATGTCCCCCAATGGGAAGTTCATCTGGCACTGCCCACACGTGAGGAGGTCATGGTCCCCTTCTGGAGCTCCCAAAGGGCCGTGGTCTGGTTCATCATCTGTAAGAATGGCTTCAAGAGGTTCGGCTGTGGTtggagaaacaaaagcacaattATTAGAGcaccaaagagagagaaaggggaaatacATTCTcaaccccaccccatcccaccacATTATATAAAGTGTTTCTAGCCTCCTTCATATAATACCCAGAAAATGTGAGCACCTAAAACATGTAAGGATATGGAGGTTATCAACAAGAAAGCAAATTTATCAATGAGGCAAATCATCATATATTTAAGGAAAACTATCTGACTCGCATAACTCCtgagaaaccacacacacacacacacacacacacacacacactataaattCTGTCTGTTTTTCGAGTTTAGAAACAATGTTGACTGTTAAGTAAATAGTTAACACAGGTGACAtaaagaaagtttaaataataaCTACCCCCAAAACTGGTAAAAACATGGATTGaaaccaaatttctttcttttttcctacaaaGTTGTCTATTGtgccaaagaataaaagaagaggtaaataaacacacacaccctttgtGTCAGTGTATATACTTTGAAGTATACAGAGACTTAGCTTTGTAAATTAGAAAGCTACTATATCACACACAAAATGTGCCACATTTACACCGCCATAATAAGCAAACGACTGCATTCACCTGTGAAACGGATCTAAATAATCATAACGTAGCATAATTCATACTGCCAAAAACCTTTCTGATCTCACTCTCAGTAGTGccacaaaatcaaagaaataccAAATTCACTGGCAATTCTTCCCAGACACATTAGCTAAATGGGATACTTTTGAGTACTTAAGAAAATAAGCCAATTAGTCATTTTTTCATTCTGAAGAAAGGAATGCCTAAAATATTCTAAACATGTTTGCACTTGGTGGCTCCCATCACATAAAAATCAGAATGGTCAAGCAAATGCCACATCTCAGAACAAGGCTGAGAAGTCCTTTCTTTAGACTTGAAATACTTCGCCTAATGTTGTCAAAGTTGACTAATTTTCTGAATGAGCTCCAAAACGCTTCATTATGGGACTATTTCTACACACATAATCACCAGCGGATGGTATAACAAGGTAGATATGTCTTTCATTcccgtttcctttttttttttaactttgcacCAAAATACTCTAGCGTCTCATTTGAATAGCTTCTATGATTTTTTAAccttccaaaggggaaaaaagagttgGTAAGTATCTGCTCCTGAAACTGTATGCTTaccctatcaaaaaaaaaaaaaaaatcacaaaatacaaaacacatcCAGGATGCTGCCAGTTAAtaaaactgaagcagaaaatgTACAAGTCTTAAACAGTTAATCAGTCTGACCTTCTTTAGCAAGCTGCCAATTTCACATTTAATGAACTTAAAGCCACAGAGAatcaaaaaatagattttaatttgaGTGTAGAATATTGGAACCGATTTTGATAAAGTGCAAAAATCCAGTGAACTcaggttaaatttatttcaaccCTACCCAGGCTGAATATTGAGGGGGAAGATCTGGAGTAACTCCCAGATGTGCTGGGTGAAATAATATTGAGAGAGCCCTGCCTAGCTGCACCTGTGCTCAAGTAGGACATGTCATAATTTCTAGCCTCTGGTACTCCTCCTAATTTAACATAAGGTCACCACAGGAATATGAAGGTTATATTCCCACTAATAAAGACAGCAAGGTAAGCACTTATGTTTCTTTGCCCAACATACTGaccaaaagataaatacaaaaaacacatgcatgcttttcaaataaaatgacacaaatggaagTGCTTTTGCATTATGCCtctgtgtcatttttcttctacatttgctttcattttgacCAAGTGAGGCACTGAATAGGGAAGTCATTCTCCAAGATCCCTGCTATTTGAATTAAggatttttaagtatacattgaCAAatgtggctttttgttgttgttcagcaTTAACCAAGTTCTGAGGGTTACAGATTAAAGAAAGATTCAggaataatattttgtttcattaaagttAGTACTACGTAGaacctttgcaaaaaaaaaaaaaaacaaaaccaaaaaacattttttaaactccaCCATTAAGattcgtttttttgtttgtttgtttttttatccccAAGGCCTGACATATTCTGAAAGTGGAAATATTATTTAGGAGCAAAAGGAAATATTCTCCTAGGTAGCAAATAGTTAAAGGTAATGCGGTACAAAACAGACTTGGTTAAAGTCTTCTAAATGTAGTGACTGAACTGATTTACaatcaaaaccaggaaatgaaGTGGTAATTCAGAGGTTGCTGATTACACCTCCACATTTCACCTAATTAATTTTATAGGAGGCAAAGTTCTTGAAAATAACAAGATGATCAAATGTACAGATATAAAACCTGTAACCTCAACATTTTCTATGCTCTTAACGTAAATTATTGCTAATTAACAAGAATTATATCCTAATGTATGAAATACGTCTAACATCGGGCTTCTTGCAAAACATTTGGCTAGTAATGTTCAGAGAAATATCAAAACGTGTTTATTATTGCtgctatattattaaaaataagacgAAGTGGGgcacaaagaaaatatgaaaatacaattcTCTTGGTGTAGTCTACTGATTTGCATTGACATCTTTTCTCAGTGGTAATCAACATTTCCTTTCTGGGCATCTgttaatttctctgtattttaatgcAAATTCCTCTTTCCCTAAAAACATTCCTAACCTCAGCCATTTTACCCCCTCCCTCAATTCAACTCCATCCTCCTTCGCCCCCACAATACCAACGTTTCTAAGCTCCGGCCTAAACCTCCCGCTACAAAGCGGGGAGTCCAGGATTGAAGTGGAAGGGAGTGGgcaaataatcataataattagCCACGAATTCTCtacaagaggagaaaaatagaaaataaaatgcttctgcgtTCAAACAGCAAGACAGACTGGAACGTCTCAATGCCCCAGCGGCTGACTGagatctccttcctctctgcagttgcaaaggaataaatttaaagaagacaaaaaaaagctCAAGAAGAAATGTAGGGAAGAAGCGAGGGAAAGGAAggctgttgggggagggggaggggaaaaggagctATGCCTTCAACTTTGCTTTCCAAGTCCTTCCTTTTGATTGTCTTAACAGGGTAAGGAAGCAAACCGAGTCAGAAACGCagagaggaaaagcaaagaaacaaaagcgAAGGCTAAGGCTACaggcccggggcccggggcccggtGGGGGCGGGCTTTGCAGAAAGTGAAGTTGGGCGCCGGGACTCAGGCACAAAGCGAGCAGCTCGCTGGCTGCAGCCTCCGGCCGCGCTTGCTGCAAACACGTGCAGCGGCGACTGCCGGGCCGTGGGGCCCGGGCCAGGCCGGGAGGCAACGGGCAGCCAGGGGCCCCGACTGCCGCCTCCACCCGCGGTCCAGCCCGGCCTCAAGGTGACAACCGTTCCCTGGCCCCGCCAGTTGGAGAAATGGGAAGTGAAGCTGGGAAAACTCGGTTGGTTAACCTGGTGCAGTCTCGGTATCCTCACACACACCTCAAGCGCGGGCCCTGAAATTCATTCTGTGTCCCCAGGCTCACACTTTTTACTTTGGGGGATCTCTGCAAATGCGTTTCCCCCGCAATTCCGGGCACGAGTGTGCGCAGCGCCGCGGCGGCTGCGGTTATTCATTATTAATGACGCTGCTAGCCCGCATCATTATGATGATAACTATTACTATTGTTGTGATTTCGGGCTCCGAGGCGAGAGCTGCGGGAGGCGGGGGAGCCAGGGGTCGGGCTGTAGAGCCGCTGTGCAAGCCCAACGTAGCCGCCGTTGTCCGTGCTTTGcgctggggtgtgggggtggaagAAGTGAACCCGAAGACCAAGTGCAAACTTGCTGGATCCCGCCCTTTGGCCTTGCCTCGAAGGCGGAGAGTGCGTACCCCCCTTTTCCCCCTACCAAAAATGCCCGCCCCGAAAGAAAGCGAAAACTGCACCCCACTCCGCGCCCGGCGCACGGGATTGTCGTCCGCGCTCCCGAGCGCTTCTCCGCAGCCCCGGccataagcatttttaaagtcaaaatgaagaacaaagacaTAAGGGGTGAtggggggagaaagggaattcTGCCTAACCGTccgtttcccccacccccaccctcgcAAAGCTCGTCCCTCCCCGGCCGAGAAACGCaaagcagggagtgggggaggctcTGGTACAGGTTCAAGTTCGCTGAGCTTTCTTGATCTTGTTCTGCCTCCTAGCGACCGAATGGCTCATTCAGCCTAAGAAGCGGaggattgggggggagggggggtcctgAACACCGGAATGGCTCCCGCCCCCTCTGCGCAcccagaaaatgagaaagaactgGCCCTTGAAACCCCTCCATACTACTCCCTTAACCCAAAGCCCGCACTGAGACAGGGATAGAGGCCAGCTAAACCCATCCAGCCTGGAACGTCCCGAGGTGGacccggggtgggtgggggatagggGAGCAGCCTGGACTGCACGCCTCAGTCCGTCCTTTGAGCCCCCACTGCATCCTTCCGAAGAAGGTTCCGGCTTTCCCGAGTCCTGCGAACACTGCCCTTCCTTCCCGCCGGTACCTGGCCGGGCTGTAACTTCACACCGCCGCACGCCGCGTCTGCTCCGCATCCGGCGCGGccgggggagtggggggcgggggagagcgGCGAGGGAGGGATccgcgggggtggggagagggagggccccGCAACgtgccggggcggggggagcttcCGAAGTGTGTGACAAGTTCCAGAGCCCAGTGAAAAATTCAACTCCTTATGCGCACACCCCCAACCCTTTAATAAATACAGAACTGGGTATAGACGGTGTTTTAAaattacatcaaaatttaaaataagggtCACgaatgaggaggggaagggatgtGGGCCCTCTCACgcctttctttcccttgctgcCAAACTTTCCTAAGTGCCCACCGCCCGCCTTCCCAGACGCACTCGGTTAGCCAGGACACAGTAACCCACCCACCACCTCATAAAGATTCAAAAggaccaccgccccccccccacccgacccCCGACCGAGCCAGACCCGGGTTAGAGGGCAGAAACTCAAAGGTGGGGTGCAAGGAGTACCAGGATCCAGCACTCCCAAAACACACAGTCGCACATACTGCTCTCTTGCTCACCTCCCCaccgcacccccacccctcccaattCACCCCCCACCTGGCCTGGCAAGGCTCGGGAGGCGGGGGATAGTGGCCAGACCGGGTGGGAGGGGGTCAAGGAAAGCACGTGGTGACCTCCCCAAGGTCCGGCGCAGTGGACAAgaatgtcgggggggggggggtgggggagggggaaacagacGCGCTTTTTCAGttgctttacaaaataaaaatgcttcgCAAAGCTGAGTTTCTCCCCAGCCGATTTCGAAGTCTGGTGGGCTGGGAGGAGGTCTGGGTATTGTGCTGGGGGCGAAAATGGACTGTGGACCCGGCTGGCGCGGAGTCGCGGCACGGCCTGCCGCTGTGCCGGCGGGCAGGCGGCTGGCGCGGGGTGGGCGATcctgggcagggcgggggcgCGGCGAGGCCCGGCGAGGCCCCGGCGAggcccggccgccgccgccgcccgctccCGGGCTGCCGCGCCGCGCTCGGTCCTCTGTCTGTTTGTTGGCAGGAGGCTCCCGCACACGCGGTGCTTGTAAACATTCAGACACGAGATTTTTCCCAATCAAAATCCACTTCCACTTTTTttgaaaatcttccaaaaaatagtaAGAGGAGGGAGTTCCTCGCTCCCTCTCCATGCCGCCGGCGCTCTAAGTTTGCAACTAAAGAGGTTTTGGGGAAGGGGGTAAttgtatttttcctcctctaaTAGAGATTGAGATTTttgcagggggggtgggggagtcaaAGAGGAGAGCGTTGCAGAAAACGGCTGGCCGAGCGTTCGGCTTCTGTTTTGGGGCAAGAAAATTTTTACATCCTcttgccttgttttatttttattttttattttattttatttttcacgtCTTCTCGCCGCCACTTGAGGTTCGGCTGGGAGGGGCGGGCAGCGGGAACCCAGGCGACGGCGGCCCGAGcgccctccctccatctcccgcTCGCCCCGGGCCCTTGCTCCTGCCcttcggcggcggcggcgcggaaGGGCAAGCGCGAGGAGCCGGCACAAAAGGCAGCGGGACAAACACCCACCTCGGGCCGGAACAAAAGGCGGCAGCGCCGGCGGAGGCTCTGGTCCTTCGCGGTCGCCAGGCTCTCCCAGGCGCCGCGGCCCCTCTCCACACTCTGCAGACTCCAGAGCGCCGGGGggccccctcccacaatcccacTTTCTCACTATTGTGGGGATGACTACTTTCTTCCTAGTGCACACTTGACCGTGAGCGCGCCGCTGTCCGAGGGCCATTCTCACCTCTTTTTTCCCTG is a genomic window of Panthera uncia isolate 11264 unplaced genomic scaffold, Puncia_PCG_1.0 HiC_scaffold_767, whole genome shotgun sequence containing:
- the LOC125918424 gene encoding B-cell lymphoma/leukemia 11A-like translates to MSRRKQGKPQHLSKREFSPEPLEAILTDDEPDHGPLGAPEGDHDLLTCGQCQMNFPLGDILIFIEHKRKQCNGSLCLEKAVDKPPSPSPIEMKKASNPVEVGIQVTPEDDDCLSTSSRGICPKQEHIAGK